The following coding sequences are from one Parabacteroides pacaensis window:
- a CDS encoding putative signal transducing protein — translation MDKMVEIARFQYPAEAQTLRCLLESEGIECYLKDELTSQILGSYVDVGGVKIEILEKNLPRALEVMKEGGYLIETEEEPEPIKAISSFSEHIPFLKKYPLEKQIMIIFIITAVLLALLIYFGTLHP, via the coding sequence ATGGACAAAATGGTAGAAATTGCCAGGTTCCAATACCCGGCAGAAGCACAAACCCTACGCTGTTTACTTGAATCGGAAGGCATAGAATGCTATTTAAAAGATGAATTAACCAGTCAAATTTTAGGTAGCTATGTAGATGTAGGCGGCGTAAAGATCGAAATATTGGAGAAAAACCTTCCTAGAGCCTTAGAAGTGATGAAAGAAGGCGGTTATTTGATAGAAACAGAAGAAGAACCCGAACCAATAAAAGCAATCTCTTCTTTTTCCGAGCATATCCCCTTTCTGAAAAAATATCCTCTTGAAAAGCAAATTATGATTATTTTCATAATTACAGCTGTATTATTAGCATTATTAATTTATTTCGGTACACTACACCCTTAA
- a CDS encoding nucleotidyltransferase family protein — protein sequence MKAMIFAAGLGTRLKPLTDHTPKALLPVGGKPLLEHVILKLKAAGFDHLVINIHHHGQQIIDFLLQNHNFGICIEISDERDYLLDTGGGIKKAQRFLQGNEPFLIHNVDIFSNVNLRKLYEEHCRLNPLSTLLVSRRETSRYLLFNKENRLCGWRNKETGEIKSYYPDFSPEMYSEYAFSGIHVLSPKIFDWMEEWTGKFSIINFYLSIAARADIHACPIPELKLIDVGKTDAFTQAEEFLKDQQ from the coding sequence ATGAAAGCAATGATATTTGCAGCAGGTTTAGGAACTCGTTTGAAACCATTAACGGATCATACACCTAAAGCATTACTACCTGTTGGCGGAAAGCCTTTATTAGAACATGTTATTTTAAAATTAAAAGCTGCCGGATTCGACCATCTGGTAATTAACATTCATCATCATGGGCAACAGATAATAGATTTTCTTCTACAGAATCACAATTTCGGTATTTGTATAGAGATTTCCGATGAACGGGATTACTTGTTGGATACAGGTGGGGGAATCAAAAAAGCACAAAGATTTCTGCAAGGAAATGAACCATTCTTGATCCATAATGTCGATATTTTTTCTAACGTAAACCTCCGCAAATTATATGAAGAACATTGCCGGCTAAATCCTTTATCCACATTACTGGTTAGCAGACGGGAAACATCCCGTTATTTACTATTTAATAAAGAAAATCGCTTATGTGGCTGGAGAAACAAAGAGACAGGAGAAATAAAATCATATTACCCCGATTTTTCTCCGGAAATGTACTCGGAATATGCTTTTAGCGGTATCCATGTACTTTCTCCTAAAATATTCGATTGGATGGAAGAATGGACAGGAAAATTTTCTATTATCAATTTTTATCTTTCTATTGCTGCCCGAGCGGATATTCATGCTTGTCCCATTCCTGAATTAAAATTAATTGATGTAGGAAAAACAGATGCATTCACTCAAGCGGAAGAATTTCTAAAAGATCAACAATAA
- a CDS encoding RapZ C-terminal domain-containing protein produces the protein MVTIELNKLFQSYTGETAENIVELPSSGSNRRYFRLKSRHFTVIGVSGTSPEENRAFIYMAKHFKKKGLPVPEVYEYSDDWTYYIQEDLGNTLLFDAIEKGRKSSVFDEEERSLLRKTITLLPVLQFKGADGLDFNYCYPLPEFNERSILWDLNYFKYCFLKATGMEFQENQLEDDFRKLADVLLRNSSATFMYRDFQSRNVMIKNKEPYFIDFQGGRKGPVYYDIASFLWQARAKYPEDLRETLLNDYIQALRTFIPVDENYFRSQLKHFVLFRTLQVLGAYGFRGYFEKKPHFIQSVPFALDNLRALLKEEYPEYPYLYKTLKELTLLKQFTGESKRRILEVSICSFAYKKGIPNDASGNGGGFVFDCRAINNPGKYERYNHFTGLDEPVIRFLEEDGEITEFLENVYHIVDASVKRYIDRGFTNLMVCFGCTGGQHRSVYSAQHLAEYLHKKFNVKINLVHREQNIEQTFNPQI, from the coding sequence ATGGTTACAATAGAACTAAATAAGTTATTTCAATCTTATACAGGAGAAACAGCAGAAAATATTGTTGAACTTCCTTCGTCGGGATCGAACCGCCGGTATTTCAGATTAAAAAGTAGACATTTTACAGTAATAGGCGTCAGTGGAACTTCCCCGGAAGAAAACCGGGCATTTATCTATATGGCAAAACATTTCAAAAAAAAAGGATTACCCGTACCCGAAGTGTATGAATACTCCGATGATTGGACTTATTACATCCAAGAGGATTTAGGAAATACGTTACTTTTTGATGCAATTGAAAAAGGAAGAAAAAGTAGCGTTTTCGACGAAGAAGAACGAAGCCTTTTACGTAAAACAATTACCTTGCTTCCTGTACTACAATTCAAAGGTGCCGACGGATTAGATTTCAATTATTGCTATCCTTTACCGGAATTTAACGAACGATCCATACTGTGGGATCTCAATTATTTCAAATATTGCTTTTTAAAAGCAACCGGAATGGAATTCCAAGAAAATCAACTGGAAGACGATTTTAGGAAACTAGCTGACGTATTGTTACGAAATTCTTCGGCAACGTTTATGTACCGGGATTTCCAATCCAGAAATGTAATGATAAAAAATAAAGAACCTTATTTCATAGATTTTCAAGGAGGAAGAAAAGGTCCCGTTTATTATGACATTGCCTCTTTCCTTTGGCAAGCAAGAGCTAAATATCCGGAAGACTTACGGGAAACTTTATTAAATGACTACATTCAAGCCCTTCGGACTTTTATTCCGGTTGATGAAAACTATTTTCGTAGCCAACTAAAACATTTCGTATTATTCAGAACGCTTCAGGTATTAGGTGCTTACGGGTTCCGTGGCTATTTTGAAAAAAAACCACATTTTATACAAAGTGTTCCATTTGCTTTAGATAATTTACGGGCTTTATTAAAAGAAGAATATCCGGAGTATCCTTATCTTTATAAAACATTAAAAGAACTTACTCTGTTAAAACAATTCACAGGAGAATCTAAACGTAGGATATTAGAAGTCAGTATTTGTAGTTTTGCTTACAAAAAAGGAATACCTAATGATGCCTCCGGAAATGGTGGAGGATTCGTTTTTGACTGCCGGGCAATTAACAATCCAGGCAAATATGAGAGATATAATCATTTTACCGGCTTGGATGAGCCTGTTATTCGTTTCTTAGAAGAAGACGGTGAAATTACAGAATTCCTTGAAAATGTGTATCATATTGTAGATGCTTCCGTAAAAAGATATATCGACCGGGGGTTTACCAATTTGATGGTTTGTTTCGGTTGTACCGGAGGACAACACCGTTCTGTGTATTCCGCACAACATTTGGCGGAATATCTTCATAAAAAATTTAACGTCAAGATTAACTTAGTGCATAGAGAACAAAATATAGAACAAACTTTCAATCCACAAATATGA
- the lpxK gene encoding tetraacyldisaccharide 4'-kinase: MFENIPIKTYPLLHPISFLYGIGVRFRNQLFNWGILPSAQYPVPVICIGNLTVGGTGKTPLTEYLIHFLSDHYRVAIISRGYKRKTTGFILATSQSTSKEIGDEPLQIKRKFPSLSVAVDSNRRRAINTLLNLPENERPEVILLDDAFQHRYVLPSLSILLTDYRRRFYLDSLLPVGRLREPKCGKRRANIILITKCDPDLKPIEYRVLESEVEPMVHQSVFFTGITYGELTPIFQTFQREKKLLKDISKEDEILLVSGIATPEPLIDKIKQYSEKVAIMNFPDHYMFKSKDIKKIKSEFDKLSSLNKMIIVTEKDAMRLIDNTIIENDLKPYFYYLPITIDFRQNQEKEFQEAIINHILTVHRNRILR, encoded by the coding sequence ATGTTTGAAAACATACCGATAAAAACTTATCCCCTACTGCACCCTATTTCATTTTTATATGGAATAGGTGTACGGTTTCGGAACCAATTATTTAACTGGGGAATTCTTCCTTCGGCACAATATCCGGTTCCTGTTATTTGTATCGGCAACTTAACAGTAGGCGGTACAGGTAAAACTCCACTAACTGAATACCTTATCCATTTTCTTTCCGACCATTACCGTGTAGCAATTATCAGCCGGGGATATAAACGAAAAACGACAGGATTTATATTAGCTACCTCCCAAAGCACAAGTAAAGAGATTGGAGATGAGCCTTTACAAATAAAAAGGAAGTTTCCTTCTCTTTCAGTAGCAGTTGATTCAAATAGACGAAGAGCTATTAATACCTTATTAAACTTACCGGAAAATGAACGTCCCGAAGTAATTTTGTTAGATGATGCTTTTCAGCATCGATATGTTTTACCGTCCTTATCTATTTTGTTAACAGATTACAGACGGAGGTTTTATTTAGATTCTTTACTGCCAGTAGGCCGTTTGCGTGAACCTAAATGTGGAAAACGCCGTGCCAATATTATTCTTATCACCAAATGTGATCCGGATCTGAAACCTATAGAATACAGAGTTTTGGAATCAGAGGTAGAGCCAATGGTACACCAATCTGTTTTTTTTACAGGGATTACGTATGGAGAATTAACACCTATTTTCCAAACTTTTCAGAGGGAGAAAAAATTATTAAAAGACATCAGCAAAGAAGATGAAATATTGTTAGTGTCTGGTATCGCTACGCCAGAACCACTTATTGACAAAATCAAACAATACAGTGAAAAAGTTGCTATTATGAACTTTCCGGATCATTATATGTTTAAAAGCAAAGACATTAAAAAAATAAAATCCGAATTTGATAAATTGTCATCTTTAAACAAAATGATTATCGTGACGGAAAAAGATGCTATGCGATTAATAGATAATACAATCATAGAAAATGATTTGAAACCTTATTTCTATTATTTGCCTATTACCATCGATTTTCGACAAAATCAAGAAAAAGAATTTCAGGAAGCTATTATAAATCATATACTCACGGTTCACCGGAATCGTATTTTACGCTAA
- the sppA gene encoding signal peptide peptidase SppA, translated as MKQFFKMMFASAFGVFVAVILISCLSIVMFIGMAASMETPAYKPKPNTVYKIDLKGMISDQIEENPFAGLFGDLEKPLSLKNLLYSIKQAKENKNISGIYLEAGALSTGSATLEALRRALIDFKESNKFIVAYADSYTQGSYYLCCVADKVYLNPQGILGIQGLASQTMFFTGLLDKLGIKMEIFKVGTYKGAVEPFMLEKLSDANREQITSYIESIWGNITDGIAESRNVSVETVNQFANEGLAFAKPEKAVEMGLIDELKYKPEVEKYIKELTGQTSDKLKTAGYDKVSKIASQEKIQKDKIAILYAEGEIVEQTIQSSPFNTEKNITSNVAEELIKLKNDDEVKAVVFRVNSPGGSAYVSEQIWRQVVELKKVKPIVVSMGDVAASGGYYISCAASKIVAEPNTLTGSIGIFGMFPNLTGLLDKVGLTTDIVKTNTYSDLGDMSRPMTEGEKALIQGYVERGYETFITRCADGRDKTPEEINEIGQGRVWTGEQALKIGLVDELGGINKAIETAANLAEISEYSVTSVKSSKDFFTTLLEKQLDEVKVNILKSFLGEEYNEYITLKKIKATRGIQARLPYNLKPL; from the coding sequence ATGAAACAATTTTTTAAAATGATGTTTGCCTCTGCATTTGGTGTATTTGTAGCGGTAATTTTAATATCATGTCTTTCTATTGTTATGTTCATAGGAATGGCAGCCTCGATGGAGACACCTGCCTACAAGCCAAAACCAAATACAGTTTATAAAATAGATTTAAAAGGAATGATAAGCGATCAAATAGAGGAAAATCCGTTTGCCGGACTTTTCGGAGATCTGGAAAAGCCGTTGTCGTTAAAGAATCTTCTTTATTCTATCAAACAAGCAAAAGAAAATAAAAATATTTCCGGAATATATCTTGAAGCAGGAGCTTTATCTACAGGTTCTGCTACATTGGAAGCGCTACGTCGAGCATTAATCGATTTCAAAGAAAGTAATAAATTTATCGTGGCTTATGCAGATAGTTATACACAAGGGAGCTATTACCTTTGTTGTGTAGCAGATAAAGTTTATTTAAACCCGCAAGGAATATTAGGTATTCAAGGATTAGCTTCCCAAACTATGTTCTTCACTGGACTTTTAGATAAACTCGGTATAAAAATGGAAATATTTAAAGTAGGAACCTACAAAGGTGCTGTAGAACCTTTTATGTTAGAGAAACTAAGCGATGCGAACCGAGAACAAATTACTTCTTATATAGAAAGCATTTGGGGAAATATTACGGATGGAATTGCTGAATCCAGAAATGTTTCTGTAGAAACAGTCAATCAATTTGCCAATGAAGGTTTAGCATTTGCCAAACCGGAAAAAGCAGTAGAAATGGGGCTAATCGACGAACTAAAATATAAGCCCGAAGTAGAAAAATATATAAAAGAATTAACCGGCCAAACAAGTGATAAACTTAAAACAGCCGGATATGACAAAGTAAGTAAAATTGCCAGCCAAGAGAAAATCCAAAAAGATAAAATAGCCATTCTTTATGCAGAAGGCGAAATTGTAGAACAAACGATCCAGTCAAGTCCGTTTAATACGGAAAAGAATATTACAAGTAATGTAGCAGAAGAATTAATCAAATTAAAAAATGATGATGAGGTAAAAGCTGTAGTGTTTCGAGTAAACTCTCCAGGGGGAAGTGCCTATGTATCTGAACAGATTTGGAGACAAGTTGTAGAGTTGAAAAAAGTAAAACCTATTGTTGTCTCTATGGGCGATGTGGCAGCTTCGGGAGGGTATTATATTTCTTGCGCAGCTAGTAAAATAGTAGCTGAACCAAATACCTTGACAGGTTCTATCGGTATATTCGGTATGTTCCCAAACCTTACAGGCTTATTAGACAAAGTAGGGTTAACAACAGATATTGTAAAAACCAATACTTATTCTGATTTAGGAGACATGAGCCGTCCCATGACAGAAGGTGAAAAAGCTCTTATACAAGGATATGTAGAACGTGGTTACGAAACATTTATTACTCGCTGTGCAGATGGACGGGACAAAACGCCGGAAGAAATTAATGAAATCGGCCAAGGTCGCGTATGGACAGGAGAACAAGCTCTTAAAATCGGATTGGTAGATGAGTTAGGCGGTATAAATAAGGCAATTGAAACGGCTGCAAATCTGGCAGAAATTTCCGAATATAGTGTTACTTCGGTAAAAAGTTCTAAAGACTTTTTTACTACTTTGCTTGAAAAGCAATTGGATGAAGTCAAAGTAAATATTTTAAAAAGCTTTTTAGGAGAAGAATACAATGAATATATAACTTTAAAGAAGATAAAAGCAACCCGAGGCATTCAAGCACGTTTGCCTTATAATCTTAAACCCTTATAA
- a CDS encoding anaerobic C4-dicarboxylate transporter family protein, with protein sequence MLIQFLFVLVAIVIGARLGGIGLGVMGGIGLGILTFVFGLQPTSPPIDVMLMIVAVISAAGCMQAAGGLDLMVKIAERFLRRHPSHITLYSPFVTYLFTFVAGTGHVAYSLLPVISEVARETKIRPERPLAIAVIASQQAITASPISAATVALLSMLTKFEISLLDILMISIPCTLMGVFIGALVSLKVGKELETDPEYQRRLANGELEKNTYKEQERIHNKKAFWSVIIFLLATITIVLFGSFESMRPVHVIEGKTVVVGMPVIIEIIMLSAAAIILLITKTDGLKAAQGSVFSAGMQAVVAIFGIAWMGDTFLQGNMTELRASIEGVVMQMPWLFGIALFGMSILLYSQAATVRAFMPLGITLGISPFLLIAMFPAVNGYFFIPNYPTVVAAINFDRTGTTRIGKYVLNHSFMLPGLVATAVAVGMGLLMVTLLYAN encoded by the coding sequence ATGCTAATACAATTTTTATTTGTTCTCGTGGCTATTGTTATAGGTGCACGTTTAGGTGGAATCGGGTTAGGAGTGATGGGTGGAATCGGGTTAGGAATTCTAACTTTTGTATTTGGCTTGCAACCTACAAGTCCTCCCATTGATGTGATGTTGATGATTGTTGCTGTTATTTCTGCTGCCGGTTGCATGCAAGCTGCCGGCGGATTGGATTTAATGGTTAAGATAGCTGAAAGGTTTCTTAGAAGGCATCCTTCGCATATCACTTTGTATAGCCCGTTTGTAACTTATCTTTTTACTTTTGTCGCGGGAACGGGACATGTTGCTTATTCTCTGTTACCTGTTATTTCCGAAGTAGCAAGGGAAACAAAAATTCGTCCGGAACGTCCTTTGGCTATTGCTGTGATTGCTTCTCAACAAGCCATAACGGCAAGTCCTATTTCGGCAGCTACAGTAGCTTTGTTAAGTATGCTCACTAAATTTGAAATATCTTTGTTGGATATATTAATGATAAGTATTCCGTGTACTTTAATGGGGGTATTTATAGGTGCTTTAGTTTCCTTAAAAGTAGGAAAGGAGTTAGAAACTGATCCTGAATATCAACGTCGGTTAGCAAATGGAGAGCTAGAGAAAAATACTTATAAGGAACAAGAGCGAATTCATAATAAAAAAGCTTTTTGGTCAGTTATTATTTTTTTGTTGGCAACCATAACGATTGTGTTATTCGGATCATTTGAAAGCATGCGTCCTGTTCATGTAATAGAGGGAAAAACGGTGGTAGTAGGTATGCCTGTCATTATTGAAATTATTATGTTATCGGCTGCGGCTATTATTTTATTGATTACTAAGACAGATGGACTGAAAGCTGCACAAGGTTCTGTTTTCTCAGCAGGCATGCAAGCTGTTGTGGCTATTTTTGGAATTGCTTGGATGGGAGATACTTTTTTGCAAGGGAATATGACTGAATTGAGAGCTTCTATAGAAGGGGTGGTAATGCAAATGCCATGGTTATTTGGAATTGCTTTGTTCGGTATGTCTATTCTCCTTTATAGCCAAGCTGCTACGGTTCGGGCATTTATGCCTTTAGGAATTACATTAGGCATTTCTCCTTTCTTATTAATTGCCATGTTTCCGGCGGTAAATGGGTATTTTTTTATTCCCAATTATCCAACAGTAGTAGCTGCGATTAATTTTGACCGTACCGGAACTACACGAATTGGAAAGTATGTATTGAATCATTCGTTTATGCTGCCCGGATTAGTTGCTACTGCAGTAGCAGTTGGTATGGGTTTGTTAATGGTAACGTTATTATATGCTAATTAA
- a CDS encoding NADP-specific glutamate dehydrogenase, with translation MKANEVIDNLKRRFPNEPEYIQAVEEVLTTIEDVYNQHPEFEKSNLIERLCIPDRIFSFRVTWQDDKGAVHTNMGYRVQHNNAIGPYKGGIRFHSSVTPSILKFLAFEQTFKNSLTTLPMGGGKGGSDFNPKGKSNAEIMRFCQAFVMELWRYIGPETDVPAGDIGVGGREVSFMYGMYKKLARENTGTFTGKSLEMGGSLIRPEATGYGNVYFLLEMLKTKNIDIKGKVVAVSGSGNVAQYTVEKLIELGAKVVTMSDSNGYIYDPDGIDREKLDYIMELKNLYRGRIKEYAEKYGCKYVEGARPWGEKCDIAMPSATQNELNGEDAKTLLANGCIAVSEGANMPSTPEAINTFLAAKILYAPGKAANAGGVSTSGLEMTQNAMHLGWSAEEVDQKLKGIMKSIHEQCVKYGKQEDGTINYVKGANVAGFMKVAKAMMAQGIL, from the coding sequence ATGAAGGCAAATGAAGTTATTGACAATCTGAAAAGAAGATTTCCCAATGAACCTGAATATATTCAGGCGGTAGAAGAAGTATTAACTACAATCGAAGATGTTTACAATCAACATCCTGAATTTGAAAAAAGTAATTTAATTGAACGTTTATGTATTCCCGACAGGATTTTCTCTTTCCGCGTAACATGGCAAGACGATAAAGGTGCAGTTCATACAAACATGGGATACCGTGTACAACATAACAATGCTATCGGCCCGTATAAAGGCGGTATCCGTTTCCACTCTTCAGTTACTCCTTCTATTTTAAAATTCCTTGCTTTCGAACAAACTTTTAAAAACTCACTAACAACATTGCCTATGGGCGGTGGTAAAGGAGGATCCGATTTCAACCCAAAAGGTAAATCAAATGCAGAAATCATGCGTTTTTGCCAAGCTTTCGTCATGGAATTGTGGCGTTACATCGGCCCGGAAACTGATGTTCCGGCAGGCGATATAGGTGTTGGCGGACGTGAAGTAAGCTTCATGTATGGTATGTATAAAAAGTTAGCTCGCGAAAATACAGGCACATTTACAGGCAAAAGCCTTGAAATGGGAGGTTCATTAATACGTCCTGAAGCTACAGGTTACGGAAACGTCTATTTCTTACTGGAAATGCTAAAAACTAAAAATATTGATATTAAAGGGAAAGTAGTTGCTGTATCAGGTTCCGGTAACGTAGCTCAATATACTGTTGAAAAATTAATAGAATTAGGAGCAAAAGTAGTAACTATGTCTGATTCGAACGGTTATATTTATGATCCTGATGGTATTGACCGGGAAAAACTGGATTATATCATGGAACTGAAGAATCTATACCGTGGACGTATTAAAGAATATGCTGAAAAATATGGTTGTAAATACGTAGAAGGTGCTCGTCCTTGGGGTGAAAAATGCGATATTGCCATGCCGAGTGCAACTCAAAACGAATTGAACGGAGAAGATGCGAAAACGCTATTGGCAAACGGTTGTATTGCAGTATCTGAAGGCGCCAATATGCCATCTACTCCAGAAGCTATTAATACATTTTTAGCAGCAAAGATACTTTATGCTCCGGGAAAAGCTGCCAACGCCGGGGGGGTATCGACTTCAGGTTTGGAAATGACTCAAAACGCCATGCATTTAGGATGGAGTGCAGAAGAAGTAGACCAAAAGTTAAAAGGAATTATGAAGTCTATCCATGAACAATGCGTAAAATACGGCAAACAAGAAGACGGCACAATTAACTATGTAAAAGGTGCTAATGTAGCTGGTTTTATGAAGGTAGCAAAAGCTATGATGGCTCAAGGTATTTTGTAA